A stretch of DNA from Hippopotamus amphibius kiboko isolate mHipAmp2 chromosome 5, mHipAmp2.hap2, whole genome shotgun sequence:
AACTAGGGATTTAAAAGGTGAATATTCCAGAGATCTGCCTTGGCAGACCAGGCCAAGCCTGATGCTTAAGGCTTTCCCTAGCCTTGAGCTGGACTCAGCCCCATTCCCAGCCCTGAGCACCCACTGTGGGCACTTAGGAGACCCTATCTTAAGTGCCAGTGATGTGTGAGGTATGGGATGGGAAGCAGATCTGTGGCCTTGGGAGCCAGCACTGACAATTGTGCTTTAGGTCTTCTTCTTTACATGAAATCCATATGATGCTTCTGGGGCTGGCCGCGTGGGCTCTGGGCCCAGGAGCACTTTAGGGCCTGAGAGCTTTGGGTTGTGGAGGTCATTCAGGGCCTCCCCAGGGCATGGCACCAGCTTGGCCTAGGTAAGGCATATTTCTTTCTGCGGACCAGCCCCTTGACCTGTGCTCAGCCCTGAAACAGGTGGCAGAATTTTAGGTGTGGGATCTAGGCAGAAAGCTGAGGACCAAGGACAGAACATACTGGATGTTCATTTTGAGTCTGAGTTGGCATGGTGGCTTTTTCCCTATTCTCTCTGCTACCATCCCTCTTAGTTTACAATATCTAGACAGAATAACCTTTCCCCAGAACTGCCAAACTCCTTTCTGGACCACCAGCTAGGCCtgaagaggggcagagggagaaaagaaagtaacAGGGGAGGTTGAGGGAGAGAATTTAGTCCACTCCAGCCTACTGACTTCCTCCCTTGACTCCAAAGTTCCTGATGGAGAGCAGCAGGGTTGTAAATTAAGGGTATCACTCAGACCTTCCAGTCCACCTggtggtgaggaggtggagaaagcaTGGCCTATAAAGTCCATTATTCAGTCTATAGCCATCTTCTTTGCTTGCTACTAGTTGGATAATAAATCTGACCCTAACAAGCAAGAAATAGCCTCTTCTGGCCTTCAACAGTAGTGCTGCTGGGACTACATTGGAGCCGGttgggccaggggcctgggtCCTGAAAGGCAGGGCAACACTCCTCCGCATCTACCTTCACTTCCCACTTTTCGAACTGCATCCTTTAGGCCTTACACCTTTCCTGGAAATGCGGGCCTTTGCGCGGCCCTGACCCATAGTCCCGCTGCGGGTAGTGCGGTGGCCCAGGCAATAACTTCTGGTCTTCCTTCCAGTTAGAGTcgtgatcatttttatttctttgttatttgtaACCTGGGCTGACCTAGGCCTGCTTCTAAGACCCGGAAGTACAGCCTTTGGGAGCTCTCTTAGCCgccctgactcccccccccacccccccaaccctcctggcAGCTCCCACCCCGACTTCTCTGGCTCCCGGCTGGGGCTGGGATTGGGGCTTTGgctggagttgggggggggggcccggAGCCCTAGTGCCCCGGGAGCCCGCTCCCCTTGACGCccatctccctctgcccctctctcccACCGTCCCGGCGCCCGGCGCGCAGGTGAAGGTCTGGTTCCAGAATCGGCGCACGAAGCAGAAGAAGGACCAAGGCAAAGACTCGGAGCTGCGCTCGGTGGTGTCGGAGACGGCGGCCACGTGCAGCGTGCTGCGGCTGCTGGAGCAAGGCCGCCTGCTGTCGCCGCCCGGCCTGCCCGCGCTGCTGCCGCCTTGCGCCACCGGCGCGCTCGGCTCGGCGCTACGCGGGCCCAGTCTGCCGGCCCTGGGCGCGGGCGCTGCCGCGggctcggccgccgccgccgccgccgccccgggtCCCGCAGGCGCCGCGTCCCCTCACCCGCCGGCCGTGGGCGGCGCTCCGGGCCCCGGGCCCACCGGGCCAGGGGGACTGCACGCGGGCGCCCCGGCTGCCGGCCACGGCCTCTTCAGCCTGCCCGTGCCCTCGCTGCTCGGCTCCGTCGCCAGCCGCCTCTCCTCCACCCCGTTGACAATGGCCGGTTCGCTGGCCGGGAATTTACAAGAACTCTCCGCGCGATACCTGAGCTCCTCGGCCTTCGAGCCTTACTCCCGGACCAACAATAAAGAAGGGGCCGAGAAAAAAGCGCTGGACTGATTTTAAGTGTTTccctgtatttatatttatagtatCTATTGTGGTGATATTTATGGACTCACGCGCATTAGGCGCCTGGGGCTCCTGCGCTGGGCTCCGGGCTCCCAAGAGGCCTCTGACAGCTCTCTTTCCCCACCAGGCTCTGCTGCCAATATTATCCCATTTGGGCTATTCTTACCCCTTACCTTTCCTCTGTGTCCTCCCACATCCACCCTCCGCCCCCAACTTCCTTCTGAATCCAGGAGAATCCAAAGAATTGGGGGGAAAGCCCGAGTTAGCCAACCTGATGCCCCAACCAGTGCCTGGCCCTGGAGGGAAAAGACTGGTTCTAAGTCCAAAGCACAGGACAACTGCTCTAGATCGAGCCACTGCTGCCATTGATTATTCTTATGAATATTTGGAAAAAGGAAGCTGCAAGCAGACCCAAGCTGAAAAGGCTGACAGGTTTCGTTTGACCAAAAAGGAGGACGTACCTTCCTCTCGCCAGAGAAACCAGGGCTTTTGGAAGCCCCTGGGTCCCACTTTGCGGACTTCTCGGGAGAGCCGGTGCGCACGCAGCTTCCTGGCTGGACAAGCCTGCCGGATTTTCTCCCCTTTAAGGAAACTCCAATCACAACCACCCCCGACCCCAGGAGACAATAAACCAAACATCATGATAGGCAACGGCGGTAATAAATTCGATCTAATCAGCaataaaatgagagtaataaCTACCACACAAAACCAAACGGAGTGgaaccagtttttaaaatacaaataacggTGGAGTTTGGAAGGCGTATGAAAATTCAGGATAGAAAATGCGTCCCAGGGCAATGCAAAATGAAAGTTCCGGGTGTTATGACTTTAAACAggaatttaaaagggaaaaagcaaaagaaaagcctACGccgctaatgaaagaaattcagAATCTTTTCCGAGGCTGCTCAGAGAGGTGGCCGACAGCTTCACGCTCCTCCAGGGGAGAGAGCCGTGCAGCTCGCGGCAGCTCCCGGACTCTGGCGCTTCTCGCCACCGTCTCCCCTTCTGCCGGACCCGTGGCTCCGGGCAGAATTACTACATCTGGAAACAAGTGCCCAttgcctcctctcccccactccccggATTCACAAAGCCCTCCCAGCACGCAGGAAACGTCTGGATTTCAGAGCTCTTTGCGGACGGGAGGCAGGGACGCAGCCGGAGACAGCAGGGCGGCCCGGCCTCTTCTGTCGGTAGTCTCCGTATCGCGATCAGTTCCCCGCGTGGATACGAAAGGTATCCCTCCCTGCGTCCTCCCCTAAAAAACTCCCAGAGTTTCCACGGTCCCAAGCGAGAAACCTGGACCG
This window harbors:
- the VAX1 gene encoding ventral anterior homeobox 1, which translates into the protein MFGKPDKMDVRCHSDAEAARVSKNAHKESRESKGAEGTLPAAFLKEPQGAFSASGAAEDCNKSKSNSTADPDYCRRILVRDAKGSIREIILPKGLDLDRPKRTRTSFTAEQLYRLEMEFQRCQYVVGRERTELARQLNLSETQVKVWFQNRRTKQKKDQGKDSELRSVVSETAATCSVLRLLEQGRLLSPPGLPALLPPCATGALGSALRGPSLPALGAGAAAGSAAAAAAAPGPAGAASPHPPAVGGAPGPGPTGPGGLHAGAPAAGHGLFSLPVPSLLGSVASRLSSTPLTMAGSLAGNLQELSARYLSSSAFEPYSRTNNKEGAEKKALD